From the Montipora capricornis isolate CH-2021 chromosome 2, ASM3666992v2, whole genome shotgun sequence genome, one window contains:
- the LOC138037453 gene encoding uncharacterized protein: MLPGPKLQQDVFDVLLRFRSNPVALVADLTDMFSQVTMAKQDRRYHRFLWRGLDLSRPPEVYEAMRLMFGDRASPYLAQYVVRQHVEDNRDDYSPAVAIILSQMYMGENMTSLETDDEVIKARDQLRELLGKAGFKIRRWCNDSAHRWLSWLSTGLSRGRS, from the coding sequence ATGTTACCTGGACCAAAACTGCAGCAAGATGTTTTTGACGTGCTATTGCGTTTCCGCAGTAATCCTGTAGCCCTGGTCGCAGATCTGACGGACATGTTCTCACAAGTCACCATGGCAAAGCAAGACAGACGATACCACCGCTTCCTGTGGAGAGGGCTAGACCTCTCGAGACCTCCCGAAGTTTATGAAGCAATGAGATTGATGTTTGGTGATCGTGCTTCACCTTACTTGGCCCAGTACGTTGTGCGACAACATGTAGAAGACAACAGAGATGACTACTCACCAGCAGTGGCCATAATCCTGTCACAAATGTACATGGGTGAAAATATGACTTCATTAGAGACGGACGATGAAGTGATTAAAGCTCGAGACCAGCTTAGAGAGCTGCTTGGCAAGGCAGGCTTCAAGATACGGCGTTGGTGTAATGACagcgcgcaccggtggctcagttggttaagcaccgggctgtcacgcgggaggtcgtga
- the LOC138037457 gene encoding uncharacterized protein: MLMTGYSMIEFQELTEKRLKNENTFFSLKHAVEGYKERVQFVKDSSSACYKRSYDSDSDSVASENQPLKELVQSEQADVVWVTETWLTSLVENKEILPSGYVIYRRDRGSHAGGVLLAVKANSFSFCREIADFNDSDLETASVELTTKSKAKRLACCCYRTPTPERDWWDKFNIHLAKCSSRYRNMLIAGDFNFSEVHWESPEITKGVDEGAFVEQLSKFFLTQLNTIPTRGDNFLDLVITSVASQVNDISVLSPKESGLFTDHGTIVFHLKISRKAAPPIARTVYDYCRGDFNGLRSAIGAIDLLTDDVNISWHQWKDAFLAAVRDYIPTKNIKGRNNPPWINGDIVHALRKKESARQKFLSSPTDSLRAKFRELRAKVKNMIKESRTNFFNSLDSDLRNNPKRFWSVFKLSSKESTFSDTMSMGVGEGVSTPSHTASSLADIASMFNEYFTSVFSTKDHPDPTPTETEPSDHAL, translated from the exons ATGTTGATGACCGGGTACTCCATGATTGAATTCCAAG AACTCACTGAAAAACGACTGAAAAACGAAAACACCTTCTTCTCATTGAAACACGCTGTTGAAGGTTACAAAGAAAGAGTTCAGTTTGTCAAAGATTCATCATCCGCTT gttataagcgctcttacgactccgactccgactccgtcgctagtgaaaaccagcctttaaag GAACTTGTTCAATCCGAGCAGGCTGATGTTGTGTGGGTAACTGAGACCTGGCTGACTAGCCTTGTTGAAAACAAGGAAATTCTACCATCAGGCTATGTAATCTACCGGAGAGATCGGGGAAGCCATGCTGGCGGCGTATTATTAGCTGTTAAAGCGAACTCTTTCAGCTTTTGTCGCGAAATCGCTGATTTCAATGACTCGGATCTGGAAACCGCCTCTGTGGAACTAACAACTAAATCCAAAGCTAAAAGATTAGCTTGCTGCTGTTATAGAACTCCAACACCTGAGAGGGACTGGTGGGATAAATTTAATATCCACTTGGCTAAATGCTCGTCACGCTACCGCAATATGCTAATCGCCGGCGACTTCAACTTCTCTGAAGTCCACTGGGAATCGCCTGAGATAACCAAAGGTGTTGATGAAGGCGCATTCGTTGAACAGTTAAGCAAATTTTTCTTAACACAACTGAACACGATACCAACTAGAGGTGATAACTTCTTAGATCTTGTTATTACTAGCGTTGCTAGTCAAGTAAATGATATTTCTGTACTCAGTCCAAAAGAAAGCGGCCTGTTCACCGATCATGGCACCATCGTATTCCATTTAAAGATCTCAAGGAAAGCCGCGCCTCCCATTGCACGAACGGTGTACGACTATTGTCGAGGAGATTTCAATGGGCTACGCTCAGCCATAGGGGCCATCGATCTGT TGACGGACGATGTCAACATAAGCTGGCACCAATGGAAGGACGCGTTCCTCGCTGCAGTTCGGGATTATATCCCTACAAAAAACATCAAGGGGCGCAACAACCCACCCTGGATCAATGGAGACATTGTTCACGCCCTCAGGAAGAAAGAGTCCGCGAGGCAGAAATTTTTGAGCTCCCCAACTGACTCTCTACGGGCTAAATTCAGAGAACTCAGAGCCAAAGTGAAAAATATGATCAAGGAGAGCCGGACTAACTTTTTTAATTCTCTGGACTCCGACCTCCGTAACAACCCAAAGAGATTTTGGTCGGTATTTAAACTCAGTAGTAAAGAGTCTACTTTTTCCGATACCATGTCAATGGGCGTCGGCGAAGGGGTATCGACACCAAGTCACACGGCCTCAAGCCTTGCTGATATCGCATCTATGTTCAACGAGTACTTTACGTCCGTGTTTAGTACCAAGGACCACCCAGACCCGACACCAACGGAAACTGAACCATCGGACCACGCCCTGTGA
- the LOC138037456 gene encoding uncharacterized protein: MILQQRHHITQVLGAEGHNRCRHAGVNHVLAQVRDRYWVIDGWQEVKNWDKECKACERRRAKPAVQIMAPLPKSRLGTTIRAFAKCCVDYAGLLQPRLLEEFLMFTCSVTRAVQLEMSRSLSTTDFLNAFSRMVATRVRPEEVTSDNGTNFVGADIELRELDLAMDQQQIADNAASDGIRWNWNPPLGSHFGGVFKSLVKVAKKTLEMVVGNAGLTDTSCRLLSRK, encoded by the coding sequence ATGATCTTGCAGCAGAGACACCACATCACCCAAGTGCTTGGTGCAGAGGGCCACAACCGTTGCCGACATGCGGGGGTCAATCACGTGCTGGCTCAGGTGCGAGATCGATACTGGGTCATAGATGGTTGGCAAGAGGTGAAGAATTGGGACAAAGAATGCAAGGCGTGTGAGAGAAGACGTGCGAAACCAGCAGTGCAGATAATGGCACCACTTCCAAAGTCGAGACTTGGGACAACAATAAGAGCGTTTGCAAAATGCTGTGTTGATTATGCTGGCCTTTTACAACCAAGATTACTCGAAGAGTTTCTGATGTTCACGTGCTCAGTAACCAGAGCGGTACAATTAGAAATGTCACGTTCATTGAGCACCACAGATTTCCTGAATGCGTTCAGCCGAATGGTGGCCACCAGGGTAAGACCGGAAGAAGTTACAAGCGATAATGGGACAAACTTCGTAGGAGCGGACATAGAGCTCAGAGAACTTGACCTCGCAATGGACCAACAGCAGATCGCAGATAATGCTGCCAGTGACGGGATCAGATGGAATTGGAATCCTCCACTAGGGTCGCACTTTGGTGGGGTGTTTAAGTCGCTGGTTAAAGTAGCTAAGAAAACCCTAGAGATGGTAGTTGGAAATGCAGGGCTGACCGACACGAGCTGCAGACTGCTATCAAGGAAGTAG
- the LOC138037454 gene encoding uncharacterized protein, which translates to MVDASLLACAAVNYVRHKYEDGEVTVRFIAAKGKAAPTKAISVPRLELMAAVLGLRLARKVSELLETPFENCTLWTDSKDVIFWIQGQSRRYKTFVANRVSEIHQKSSPRQWRHVPTKLNCADDATRGLHAKVLTSEHRWFRGPQFLYEHEDDWPQGKCVVHEERSDECLAEIVKPKMTFALEVSQPLMTPLKYTSWNRLRRVTAWVR; encoded by the coding sequence ATGGTAGACGCGTCGTTGTTGGCTTGTGCAGCTGTAAATTACGTGCGACACAAATACGAAGATGGTGAAGTGACTGTACGATTTATTGCAGCGAAAGGGAAGGCCGCACCTACAAAAGCGATATCGGTTCCGAGGTTAGAGCTCATGGCGGCAGTGTTGGGTCTTAGATTGGCAAGGAAGGTGTCAGAGCTGTTAGAGACACCCTTTGAGAACTGTACTCTATGGACAGACAGCAAGGACGTCATTTTCTGGATCCAGGGTCAATCGAGGAGGTATAAGACTTTTGTTGCCAACCGAGTATCAGAGATTCATCAGAAGTCTAGTCCCAGACAGTGGCGACATGTCCCCACCAAGTTGAATTGTGCCGATGATGCGACTCGCGGGCTACACGCGAAGGTGCTGACAAGTGAGCATCGCTGGTTTAGAGGACCTCAGTTCCTGTATGAGCATGAAGATGACTGGCCTCAAGGAAAATGTGTAGTGCATGAAGAGCGTTCGGATGAATGTCTGGCTGAGATAGTCAAACCGAAGATGACCTTTGCGTTAGAAGTTTCACAACCGTTGATGACTCCACTAAAGTACACCAGCTGGAACCGACTTAGAAGAGTCACAGCATGGGTGAGATGA